One stretch of Bombus affinis isolate iyBomAffi1 chromosome 4, iyBomAffi1.2, whole genome shotgun sequence DNA includes these proteins:
- the LOC126915449 gene encoding ATPase family AAA domain-containing protein 2-like isoform X4 has product MKIMSDDDAALDSMDTEEDIFSPRNRSLGSNARRVKSLRTLRSHSNSTSHISMNNLSVRRSTRHRMQTYDNLNTSWILGTQTLKGYPMFQQHGSSSDKEMVDEVPERKRDVRERMPLRSRENHPPNKNSRHIRERSEHDRQNNRELRGRGDRDIREKVEQDKDIRDLKDRQERERTDRDHKDKMETRSKSNEEKDVRTRKSDSPSRLREGPATRLGGNLSEKDVKPKVERVEADEDSSQESEKPENNDNSENEDGYEDMYTRIKRTRRTAQRQLPRVVDSDLSESSDSPGPRKYSLRQKKPTVDRFQANVEPVRRSIKALRSVLSNSMRRRKHRSKSTSSSDSSDSEPQRYDKKKSKKARQSAIPQGGPPDRKADINPITLDTNIRFNDVGGLQSHIHCLKEMVVFPMMYPDVFERFHITPPKGVLFHGPPGTGKTLIARALANECSQGNRKMSFFMRKGADCLSKWVGESERQLRLLFEQAQQMKPSIIFFDEIDGLAPVRSTKQDQIHASIVSTLLALMDGLSDRGEVIVIGATNRIDAIDPALRRPGRFDRELFFPLPAMKERLEILKIHVSKWKNPPPDQLLEILAEKATGYCGSDLRALCTEAVLQGLRRTYPQIYITNNRLLLDPERIKVKKRDFLQASSILVPSSQRVSACARRKLQLFMEPLLGPLLEELLNSIKGIFPQGVNSAMAKVKITKGIHRPRLLISGGNLSEGQGPHLAQALLYHMEHLPIQTLDVSTLFAESGRSPEETCVQVFNEAARNVPSIIYIRSIDQWWPLVPETVKAVFLCRIAALDPSLPILILATSDRTYQDLPTQLQSLFSELRSEVYSMKTPTAEQRSKFFRPIFMVQSLKPPKIKDDKVEVLEELPLAPDPLPKKLTEEEKKIMYEKEEVSLRELRIFLREICSKLARNRQFFMFTKPVDTEEVPDYNMIIKQPMDLETMMTKIDMHCYLCARDFLDDIDLICRNALEYNPDSLRDRPSLGILKRDPADKLIRHRACSLRDNAYALIKAELDSDFEDKCREISKNRKIIESTSNNEVENKNQSKAEQSTSGTERIDKKDTASPSHSLIVNGRRYNNSRKRRIPAWARGYVKKVHKKKKIAFDENVTVSDNKVCLTNETTSIDLEKFQEFETEANSVLNGHVPLFDNSDSENDSQNESSKDMQGIQSNNVSDQHIDEIENMDICFTEEEKNAENSASNSSSRRGSIDELSFAIESDSSPVRFEENEKFVVDRNELENAWQTTVEITKDFPVEVLCDIYVQLSRCVGKYAQSYDRKSLPKELLKEVKRFEEFKTTYEKVHHVANQTDIL; this is encoded by the exons ATGAAG ATAATGTCAGATGATGATGCTGCATTGGACTCAATGGATACAGAAGAAGATATCTTTTCTCCAAGAAATCGTAGTCTGGGCTCTAATGCCAGAAGGGTTAAAAGTTTGCGTACTTTACGATCACATTCAAATTCTACTTCTCATATATCTATGAATAACTTAAGTGTGCGCCGTAGCACACGTCATAGAATGCAAACATATGATAATCTTAATACTAGTTGGATTTTAG gTACACAAACATTGAAAGGTTATCCTATGTTTCAACAACATGGTTCTTCATCTGATAAAGAAATGGTGGATGAAGTTCCTGAAAGAAAACGTGATGTTAGGGAGCGTATGCCTCTTAGATCACGTGAAAATCATCCTCCAAATAAAAACTCAAGACATATTAGAGAAAGAAGCGAGCATGACAGACAAAATAATAGAGAACTTAGAGGAAGAGGTGATCGTGATATTAGAGAAAAAGTAGAGCAGGACAAAGATATCAGAGATCTTAAGGATAGGCAAGAAAGGGAAAGAACAGACAGGGATCATAAAGATAAAATGGAAACCAGAAGTAAATCTAATGAGGAAAAGGATGTAAG AACAAGAAAGTCTGACAGTCCAAGTAGACTTAGAGAAGGACCAGCTACAAGACTTGGTGGAAATTTAAGTGAAAAGGATGTGAAGCCTAAAGTAGAACGTGTTGAAGCTGATGAAGATAGCTCACAAGAAAGCGAAAAACCTGAAAATAATGATAATTCAGAAAATGAAGAT GGCTATGAAGATATGTATACCCGTATTAAACGAACTAGAAGGACAGCACAAAGGCAATTACCACGGG tggTAGATAGTGATTTAAGTGAATCTTCCGATTCCCCTGGTCCTAGAAAGTATAGTTTACGTCAGAAAAAACCAACTGTAGATAGATTCCAAGCTAATGTAGAACCAGTTCGGCGATCTATAAAGGCACTTAGAAGTGTTCTTAGTAATTCCATGAGAAGGCGTAAACATAGAAGCAAAAGTACAAGCTCTAGCGATTCCAGTGATTCAGAACCACAACGTtatgataaaaagaaaagtaaaaaagcAAG GCAATCAGCAATACCTCAAGGTGGACCACCTGATCGTAAAGCAGATATAAATCCAATTACTTTAGATACTAATATTAGATTCAATGATGTTGGAGGCTTACAATCACATATTCACTGCCTTAAAGAAATGGTTGTTTTTCCTATGATGTATCCAGATGTTTTTGAACGTTTTCATATTACCCCACCAAAAGGAGTATTATTTCATGGTCCACCAG gAACTGGTAAGACGTTGATAGCTAGAGCATTGGCAAATGAATGTAGTCAAGGTAATAGAAAAATGTCGTTCTTTATGAGAAAGGGCGCTGATTGTCTATCTAAGTGGGTCGGAGAATCCGAACGCCAGTTGCGATTGTTATTTGAGCAGGCTCAACAAATGAAACCGTCCATAATATTTTTTGATGAAATAGATGGCCTTGCACCTGTTCGAAGTACGAAACAGGATCAAATCCATGCTAGTATTGTATCTACTCTTTTGGCGCTTATGGATGGCCTCAGTGATAGGGGAGAg GTAATAGTTATTGGAGCAACAAATAGAATAGATGCCATTGATCCAGCATTACGTAGGCCAGGTCGTTTCGATCGggaattattttttcctttacCTGCTATGAAAGAAAGACTAGAGATATTAAAAATTCACGTTAGCAAGTGGAAAAATCCCCCACCTGATCAATTGTTAGAGATATTAGCTGAAAAAGCGACAGGTTATTGTGGCTCAGACTTGAGAGCTTTATGCACTGAAGCAGTTTTGCAAGGATTGCGAAGAACTTATCcacaaatatatataacaaataatagGTTACTTTTAGATCCTGAACGAATCAAa gtGAAAAAACGGGATTTTTTACAAGCTAGTTCCATTCTTGTACCATCATCACAAAGAGTGTCAGCTTGTGCTAGAAGAAAATTACAACTTTTCATGGAACCCTTATTAGGTCCTTTATTGGAAGAGTTACTTAACTCAATAAAAGGAATATTTCCACAAGGAGTTAATTCTGCTATGGCAAA AGTGAAAATTACCAAAGGAATTCATCGTCCAAGACTATTAATTTCCggtggaaatttgtctgaaggTCAAGGACCACATTTAGCACAAGCATTATTATATCATATGGAACATCTACCAATTCAAACATTAGATGTTAGCACTCTTTTTGCAGAAAGTGGACGATCGCCAGAAGAAACCTGCGTTCAG GTATTTAACGAAGCTGCCAGGAATGTGCCGTCCATAATTTATATTCGGTCGATTGATCAGTGGTGGCCACTTGTACCTGAAACTGTAAAAGCAGTTTTTTTGTGTCGTATTGCAGCACTTGATCCTTCTTTGCCCATTTTAATTTTAGCCACAAGTGATAGAACATATCAGGATCTTCCTACTCAACTTCAAAGTCTGTTTAGCGAACTTCGTAGTGAAGTTTATTCTATGAAAACACCAACAGCAGAACAAAGATCCAAATTCTTCCGACCTATCTTCATGGTTCAGAGCTTGAAGCCACCGAAAATAAAAGATGACAAAGTAGAAGTTCTAGAGGAGCTTCCTTTAGCACCAGATCCTTTACCAAAGAAATTaacagaagaagaaaagaaaataatgtatGAAAAAGAAGAAGTTTCGTTAAGAGAATTAAGAATTTTCTTGAGGGAAATTTGTTCAAAACTTGCAAGAAATAGACA ATTTTTCATGTTTACAAAACCAGTAGATACGGAAGAAGTGCCAGattataatatgataataaaaCAACCTATGGATTTAGAAACCATGATGACAAAAATCGATATGCATTGTTACCTTTGTGCTCGAGATTTTCTTGATGATATTGATCTCATTTGTAGAAATGCTTTGGAATATAATCCTGACAG CTTACGTGATAGGCCTTCCCTTGGAATATTAAAGAG AGATCCAGCTGACAAATTGATAAGACACCGTGCATGCTCTCTTCGTGATAATGCATACGCATTAATAAAAGCAGAATTGGATTCCGACTTTGAGGATAAATGTCGTGAGATTTCGAAGAATCGTAAAATTATTGAAAGTACGTCTAACAACGAGGTAGAAAATAAGAATCAGTCAAAAGCAGAGCAATCCACGTCTGGAACCGAACGAATAGATAAAAAAGACACTGCGAGTCCTAGTCATTCCTTGATTGTAAATGGAAGAAGATATAATAACTCCAGAAAACGTAGAATACCAGCTTGGGCACGGGGCTATGTAAAAAAAGttcataaaaagaagaaaatcgcATTTGATGAAAATGTAACTGTATCTGATAACAAAGTATGTTTAACCAATGAAACAACAAGTATAGATTTAGAAAAATTCCAAGAATTTGAAACTGAAGCAAATAGTGTTTTGAATGGTCATGTACCTTTGTTTGATAATTCTGATTCTGAAAACGATTCGCAAAATGAAAGTTCAAAAGACATGCAAGGAATTCAAAGCAATAATGTCAGTGATCAGCATATtgatgaaattgaaaatatggaTATATGTTTTACGGAAGAAGAGAAGAATGCGGAAAATAGTGCATCTAACTCATCGTCTAGACGGGGAAGTATAGATGAATTATCGTTTGCTATTGAAAGTGATTCTAGTCCAGTCAGATTTGAAGAAAACGAAAAGTTTGTAGTAGATAGGAATGAATTGGAGAATGCATGGCAAACCACCGTTGAAATTACGAAGGATTTTCCTGTAGAAGTACTATGTGACATTTATGTGCAACTAAGTCGATGCGTAGGAAAATATGCTCAGAGCTACGATAGGAAATCACTGCCAAag GAGTTGCTCAAGGAAGTGAAAAGATTTGAAGAGTTCAAGACAACGTACGAGAAAGTTCATCATGTCGCTAATCAAACCGACATATTATAA
- the LOC126915449 gene encoding ATPase family AAA domain-containing protein 2-like isoform X2, whose translation MIMSDDDAALDSMDTEEDIFSPRNRSLGSNARRVKSLRTLRSHSNSTSHISMNNLSVRRSTRHRMQTYDNLNTSWILGTQTLKGYPMFQQHGSSSDKEMVDEVPERKRDVRERMPLRSRENHPPNKNSRHIRERSEHDRQNNRELRGRGDRDIREKVEQDKDIRDLKDRQERERTDRDHKDKMETRSKSNEEKDVRTRKSDSPSRLREGPATRLGGNLSEKDVKPKVERVEADEDSSQESEKPENNDNSENEDGYEDMYTRIKRTRRTAQRQLPRGKKLTVVDSDLSESSDSPGPRKYSLRQKKPTVDRFQANVEPVRRSIKALRSVLSNSMRRRKHRSKSTSSSDSSDSEPQRYDKKKSKKARQSAIPQGGPPDRKADINPITLDTNIRFNDVGGLQSHIHCLKEMVVFPMMYPDVFERFHITPPKGVLFHGPPGTGKTLIARALANECSQGNRKMSFFMRKGADCLSKWVGESERQLRLLFEQAQQMKPSIIFFDEIDGLAPVRSTKQDQIHASIVSTLLALMDGLSDRGEVIVIGATNRIDAIDPALRRPGRFDRELFFPLPAMKERLEILKIHVSKWKNPPPDQLLEILAEKATGYCGSDLRALCTEAVLQGLRRTYPQIYITNNRLLLDPERIKVKKRDFLQASSILVPSSQRVSACARRKLQLFMEPLLGPLLEELLNSIKGIFPQGVNSAMAKVKITKGIHRPRLLISGGNLSEGQGPHLAQALLYHMEHLPIQTLDVSTLFAESGRSPEETCVQVFNEAARNVPSIIYIRSIDQWWPLVPETVKAVFLCRIAALDPSLPILILATSDRTYQDLPTQLQSLFSELRSEVYSMKTPTAEQRSKFFRPIFMVQSLKPPKIKDDKVEVLEELPLAPDPLPKKLTEEEKKIMYEKEEVSLRELRIFLREICSKLARNRQFFMFTKPVDTEEVPDYNMIIKQPMDLETMMTKIDMHCYLCARDFLDDIDLICRNALEYNPDSLRDRPSLGILKRDPADKLIRHRACSLRDNAYALIKAELDSDFEDKCREISKNRKIIESTSNNEVENKNQSKAEQSTSGTERIDKKDTASPSHSLIVNGRRYNNSRKRRIPAWARGYVKKVHKKKKIAFDENVTVSDNKVCLTNETTSIDLEKFQEFETEANSVLNGHVPLFDNSDSENDSQNESSKDMQGIQSNNVSDQHIDEIENMDICFTEEEKNAENSASNSSSRRGSIDELSFAIESDSSPVRFEENEKFVVDRNELENAWQTTVEITKDFPVEVLCDIYVQLSRCVGKYAQSYDRKSLPKELLKEVKRFEEFKTTYEKVHHVANQTDIL comes from the exons ATG ATAATGTCAGATGATGATGCTGCATTGGACTCAATGGATACAGAAGAAGATATCTTTTCTCCAAGAAATCGTAGTCTGGGCTCTAATGCCAGAAGGGTTAAAAGTTTGCGTACTTTACGATCACATTCAAATTCTACTTCTCATATATCTATGAATAACTTAAGTGTGCGCCGTAGCACACGTCATAGAATGCAAACATATGATAATCTTAATACTAGTTGGATTTTAG gTACACAAACATTGAAAGGTTATCCTATGTTTCAACAACATGGTTCTTCATCTGATAAAGAAATGGTGGATGAAGTTCCTGAAAGAAAACGTGATGTTAGGGAGCGTATGCCTCTTAGATCACGTGAAAATCATCCTCCAAATAAAAACTCAAGACATATTAGAGAAAGAAGCGAGCATGACAGACAAAATAATAGAGAACTTAGAGGAAGAGGTGATCGTGATATTAGAGAAAAAGTAGAGCAGGACAAAGATATCAGAGATCTTAAGGATAGGCAAGAAAGGGAAAGAACAGACAGGGATCATAAAGATAAAATGGAAACCAGAAGTAAATCTAATGAGGAAAAGGATGTAAG AACAAGAAAGTCTGACAGTCCAAGTAGACTTAGAGAAGGACCAGCTACAAGACTTGGTGGAAATTTAAGTGAAAAGGATGTGAAGCCTAAAGTAGAACGTGTTGAAGCTGATGAAGATAGCTCACAAGAAAGCGAAAAACCTGAAAATAATGATAATTCAGAAAATGAAGAT GGCTATGAAGATATGTATACCCGTATTAAACGAACTAGAAGGACAGCACAAAGGCAATTACCACGGGGTAAGAAACTTACAG tggTAGATAGTGATTTAAGTGAATCTTCCGATTCCCCTGGTCCTAGAAAGTATAGTTTACGTCAGAAAAAACCAACTGTAGATAGATTCCAAGCTAATGTAGAACCAGTTCGGCGATCTATAAAGGCACTTAGAAGTGTTCTTAGTAATTCCATGAGAAGGCGTAAACATAGAAGCAAAAGTACAAGCTCTAGCGATTCCAGTGATTCAGAACCACAACGTtatgataaaaagaaaagtaaaaaagcAAG GCAATCAGCAATACCTCAAGGTGGACCACCTGATCGTAAAGCAGATATAAATCCAATTACTTTAGATACTAATATTAGATTCAATGATGTTGGAGGCTTACAATCACATATTCACTGCCTTAAAGAAATGGTTGTTTTTCCTATGATGTATCCAGATGTTTTTGAACGTTTTCATATTACCCCACCAAAAGGAGTATTATTTCATGGTCCACCAG gAACTGGTAAGACGTTGATAGCTAGAGCATTGGCAAATGAATGTAGTCAAGGTAATAGAAAAATGTCGTTCTTTATGAGAAAGGGCGCTGATTGTCTATCTAAGTGGGTCGGAGAATCCGAACGCCAGTTGCGATTGTTATTTGAGCAGGCTCAACAAATGAAACCGTCCATAATATTTTTTGATGAAATAGATGGCCTTGCACCTGTTCGAAGTACGAAACAGGATCAAATCCATGCTAGTATTGTATCTACTCTTTTGGCGCTTATGGATGGCCTCAGTGATAGGGGAGAg GTAATAGTTATTGGAGCAACAAATAGAATAGATGCCATTGATCCAGCATTACGTAGGCCAGGTCGTTTCGATCGggaattattttttcctttacCTGCTATGAAAGAAAGACTAGAGATATTAAAAATTCACGTTAGCAAGTGGAAAAATCCCCCACCTGATCAATTGTTAGAGATATTAGCTGAAAAAGCGACAGGTTATTGTGGCTCAGACTTGAGAGCTTTATGCACTGAAGCAGTTTTGCAAGGATTGCGAAGAACTTATCcacaaatatatataacaaataatagGTTACTTTTAGATCCTGAACGAATCAAa gtGAAAAAACGGGATTTTTTACAAGCTAGTTCCATTCTTGTACCATCATCACAAAGAGTGTCAGCTTGTGCTAGAAGAAAATTACAACTTTTCATGGAACCCTTATTAGGTCCTTTATTGGAAGAGTTACTTAACTCAATAAAAGGAATATTTCCACAAGGAGTTAATTCTGCTATGGCAAA AGTGAAAATTACCAAAGGAATTCATCGTCCAAGACTATTAATTTCCggtggaaatttgtctgaaggTCAAGGACCACATTTAGCACAAGCATTATTATATCATATGGAACATCTACCAATTCAAACATTAGATGTTAGCACTCTTTTTGCAGAAAGTGGACGATCGCCAGAAGAAACCTGCGTTCAG GTATTTAACGAAGCTGCCAGGAATGTGCCGTCCATAATTTATATTCGGTCGATTGATCAGTGGTGGCCACTTGTACCTGAAACTGTAAAAGCAGTTTTTTTGTGTCGTATTGCAGCACTTGATCCTTCTTTGCCCATTTTAATTTTAGCCACAAGTGATAGAACATATCAGGATCTTCCTACTCAACTTCAAAGTCTGTTTAGCGAACTTCGTAGTGAAGTTTATTCTATGAAAACACCAACAGCAGAACAAAGATCCAAATTCTTCCGACCTATCTTCATGGTTCAGAGCTTGAAGCCACCGAAAATAAAAGATGACAAAGTAGAAGTTCTAGAGGAGCTTCCTTTAGCACCAGATCCTTTACCAAAGAAATTaacagaagaagaaaagaaaataatgtatGAAAAAGAAGAAGTTTCGTTAAGAGAATTAAGAATTTTCTTGAGGGAAATTTGTTCAAAACTTGCAAGAAATAGACA ATTTTTCATGTTTACAAAACCAGTAGATACGGAAGAAGTGCCAGattataatatgataataaaaCAACCTATGGATTTAGAAACCATGATGACAAAAATCGATATGCATTGTTACCTTTGTGCTCGAGATTTTCTTGATGATATTGATCTCATTTGTAGAAATGCTTTGGAATATAATCCTGACAG CTTACGTGATAGGCCTTCCCTTGGAATATTAAAGAG AGATCCAGCTGACAAATTGATAAGACACCGTGCATGCTCTCTTCGTGATAATGCATACGCATTAATAAAAGCAGAATTGGATTCCGACTTTGAGGATAAATGTCGTGAGATTTCGAAGAATCGTAAAATTATTGAAAGTACGTCTAACAACGAGGTAGAAAATAAGAATCAGTCAAAAGCAGAGCAATCCACGTCTGGAACCGAACGAATAGATAAAAAAGACACTGCGAGTCCTAGTCATTCCTTGATTGTAAATGGAAGAAGATATAATAACTCCAGAAAACGTAGAATACCAGCTTGGGCACGGGGCTATGTAAAAAAAGttcataaaaagaagaaaatcgcATTTGATGAAAATGTAACTGTATCTGATAACAAAGTATGTTTAACCAATGAAACAACAAGTATAGATTTAGAAAAATTCCAAGAATTTGAAACTGAAGCAAATAGTGTTTTGAATGGTCATGTACCTTTGTTTGATAATTCTGATTCTGAAAACGATTCGCAAAATGAAAGTTCAAAAGACATGCAAGGAATTCAAAGCAATAATGTCAGTGATCAGCATATtgatgaaattgaaaatatggaTATATGTTTTACGGAAGAAGAGAAGAATGCGGAAAATAGTGCATCTAACTCATCGTCTAGACGGGGAAGTATAGATGAATTATCGTTTGCTATTGAAAGTGATTCTAGTCCAGTCAGATTTGAAGAAAACGAAAAGTTTGTAGTAGATAGGAATGAATTGGAGAATGCATGGCAAACCACCGTTGAAATTACGAAGGATTTTCCTGTAGAAGTACTATGTGACATTTATGTGCAACTAAGTCGATGCGTAGGAAAATATGCTCAGAGCTACGATAGGAAATCACTGCCAAag GAGTTGCTCAAGGAAGTGAAAAGATTTGAAGAGTTCAAGACAACGTACGAGAAAGTTCATCATGTCGCTAATCAAACCGACATATTATAA